GAATTCCGGCGGCTTTTTTACTTCGCGCCCATGAACGGGTACTCGTAGCTCGTCGGCGGCGCGAACGTCTCCTTGATCGCGCGCGGGCTCACCCATCGCACGAGATTGAGCTTCGAGCCCGCCTTGTCGTTCGTCCCCGACGCGCGCGCGCGCCGCCGAACGGCTGCTGCCCAACGACCGCGCCCGTCGGCTTGTCGTTCACGTAGAAGTTCCCCGCCGCGTTGCGCAGCACGAACATCGCCTGCGTGACGACCGCACGGTCGCGCGCGAATACCGCCCCGGTGAGCGCGTACGGCGACGTGCGGTCGACGAGCGAGAGCGTCTGCTCCCACTTCGCGTCGTCGTACACGCTCACCGTGACGACGGGACCGAAGATCTCCTCGCACAGCAGCCGGTACTCCGGATGCCGACTCTCGACGAGCGTCGGGTGCACGAAGTAGCCGGTCTTGTCGTCCGCCGTGCCGCCGTGGACGATCGTCGCGTTGTCGCGCGCGTCGGCGAGGTAGCCGCTGATCTTGTCGAACGCCTTCCGGTCGATCACCGCGCCCATGAAGTTCCGGAAGTCGCGCACGTCGCCGACCTTGATCGCCTTCATCATCTCGACGCACCGCTCCTTCACCTCGGGCCACAGCGACTTCGGCACGTACACGCGGCTCGCTGCCGAGCACTTCTGCCCCTGGTACTCGAAGCCGCCGCGCACGATGCCGACCGACAGCGCCGCAGGATCCGCCGACGGATGCGCGAGGATGAAGTCCTTGCCGCCCGTCTCGCCGACGATGCGCGGATAGCCGCGGTAGCGCCCCATGTTGCGCCCGATCGTCTCCCACATGCTGTTGAACACCGCCGTGCTGCCCGTGAAGTGCACGCCCGCGAGATCCTCGTGCGACAGCAGCGCGTTGGAGATCGTGACCGGGTCGCCGGGGAGGAAGTTGATGACGCCCGGCGGCAGGCCGGCCTCGGTGAGGAGCTTCATGACATAATGCGCCGAAAGCATCGCCGTCGCGGCGGGCTTCCAGATCACCGTGTTGCCCATGAGCGCCGGCGACGTCGGCAGGTTCCCCGCGATGGCCGTGAAGTTGAACGGCGTGATCGCGTAGACGAACCCTTCGAGCGGCCGGTAGTCGAGCTGGTTCCACATCGTGTGATCGCTCTTCGGCTGCTCGGCCAGCAGCTCCTGGGCGAAGTGCACGTTGAAGCGCAGGAAGTCGATCAGCTCGCACGCGGCGTCGATCTCCGCCTGGTGCGCGGTCTTCGACTGGCCTAACATCGTCGCCGCGTTCAGCGTCTGCCGCCACGTCGTCGACAGCAGCTCGGCGGCGCGCAGGAACACCGCGGCGCGGTCCTCGAAGCTCCAGTTCCCCCACTCGCGGCGGGCGTCGCGCGCGGCGCGGATCGCGCGCTCCACGTCCTCGGCGCGCGCGCGGTGGTAGTCGGCGAGCACGTGACGGTGGTCGTGCGGCATCACGGCCTGCGCGAGGTCGCCGGTGCGGATCTCCTCGCCGCCGACGACGAGCGGGATGTCGGCGCGCTCGTCGGCCATCTCGTCCAGACGCTTCTTCAGCGCCGCACGCTCCGGCGAGTCGGGGGCATACGTGCGCACCGGCTCGTTCACCGGCGGCGGCACCTGGCGCGTGCCCGCGAAGCCCGGCATCCCTCCGTGGTGATGGAGGACGGGCTGCGGCTGGCTGGTCGCCGTGGCCTGAGCGGCGTGCTGCGGAGCGAGAGTCGCGGACATGGTCTCGGGTGATGGCGGGTGGAGGCTGACCCTCGGAATCTAGCGTCCGGCGACCGGCGCCGGCCGGTTCACGCCGAGCCCCGGCCCCGGCTATTCTCCGGCATGTCGAAGCTGGTCGTCCGCTCGGTCCCACTCGTCCTCGCGCTGGTCGCCTGCGACCGCGAGCCCGTCATCTGGAACGACGCCGCGGAGCAGCACGCGCTCGTCCCCGCCGACTCCACGGCAGCCGTCACGCCCGACGTTCGCGCCGACTCCGTGCTGCGCGCGATGCTGCGTCGCACCGCGCGCGGCGTCGCCGACACCGCGCCGCCCGCACCCCCGCCGTCGATTCCCGGCGCGGTGCTGAACGGCGGCGGCACCGGATGCGTCACGACCGTGCGCGTGGCCGCGGGTCGCGGCGGCGAGCGCGCGGCGGCATGGTGGGCGGCGCGGCCCAACGGCTCCGCGGTGCTGCTCGCGAGCCGCTCCGGCGATGGCGGCGCGACGTGGGACGCACCGGCGCGCGTCGACACGTTGGACGTCGGCGCGGCGGGGTGCGAGCGCCCCGCGCCGTCGGTCGCGGTGGACTCGGCGAACGGCTACGTCCACGTCGCGTACGCGATCGAGGCGCCGGAGGGGACGGGGGTGTTCTACGCGCACCGCATGGGTCCCACGCTGCCGTTCGAGCGGCCGCAGGTCATCGTGTACGGCGATCACGTCACGCGCGCGAGCGTGGCGTCGGCGGGCGATCTCGTCGCCGTCGCGTACGAGGACCCGAACACCGGCGGGCGCCCGTGCGTGTCGCTCGCGCTGTCGCGCACCGCCGGGCACTCGTGGGCCGAACGCTTCGTCGTGTCGAGCGACGCGGAGACGGCGGAGCGCCCCGCCGTGGCGCTGCGCGGCCGCGAGGTCGCCGTGGGGTGGATGGTGCCCAACGCGCCGGTCGCACGGGCCGAGGAGCCCGGGCCGCCGACCGCGGCGCGCGGCGGCATGGTGGTGGTGCGCGTTGGCCGGGTGCGATAGCGTTGCGCCACATGCGCGCCCTCCTCGCCGCCGCCGACGCCCTGAAGCGCGACACGATGCGCGACGCGTTCGCCTCGGTCGGCTGCGAGGTGCGCATCGTCGACGGGGTCGACGCGGTGCTCGACGCGATCGCGCGCGAGTCGCCGGACCTCGTCGTGTTCGACGAGCACCCCGACGTGTCGATGGTGGATCTCTGTCGACGCGTCCGCGCGCTCCCCGACGGTGGGCCGTTCGTGCTCGCGCTCACGCGCGACGTGGACGACGAGCGGCTCGCCCTCCTGCTCGATGCGGGCGCGGACGACTACCTGCTCGTCGCGCCCGGCGATCCGGTGCTCGAGGGGCGGGCGCGGGCGCGCGCGCGCGTCGTCACGCGGCGCGTCGACGAGCGGCTCGCGCGCCGCCGCGCCGAGGGGACGCTGGAGCGCACGGAGCGGCTGCTCGGCGTCGGCGACGCCGTGTCGGCGGGGCTGCAGCACGAGATCAACAACCCGCTCGCCGCGCTGCTCGCCCATGCCTCGCTGCTCGAGCAGGGGCTGCACGAGCCCGGGGAGGAGCGCGAGCTGCTCGGCGTGATCGTCGAGCAGGCGCACCGCATCGCCGACGTCGTGCGCCGCATCGCCGCGCTCCGCTACCCCGAGGACTCCGAGTTCGTCCCCGACGACTTCGCGGACCGCTGACCCGCACCCCACCCGAATGCCGACCCCAAAGCACCTCTTCGGCGCGCACACTCCCGACAGCGGCGGCATCGCGATGGCCGCGCGCCGCGCCGGCAACGCGGGCATGCGCGCGCTGCAGCTCTTCACCGCGATCCCGAAGTACTACAACGAGAAGGTCGGCGTGCGCCCCGAGCGCGTGGAGCGGTTCCGCGACGCGCTCGCGGAGACGTCCATCGCGCCGGAGCACGTCATGGCGCACGCCGCGTACGTGCTGAACGTCGCGACGCCGGACACCGAGAAGTGGGAGCGCGCGAGCGCGGGGCTCACGAAGGAGCTGGAACGGTCGGCGGCGCTCGGGCTGGGGATGGTGTGCTTCCATCCCGGCGCGGCGACCGACGGCGACCGCGACGCGGCGGTGAAGCGCGTGGCGACGGCGATGGCGCGCGCGATCGAGACGGTCGATGGCGACACGCGGCTGCTCGTCGAGAACACCGCGGGGGCGGGCACGACGATCGCGCGCACGGCGGAGGAGATCGCGGGGATCCTCGGTGAGCTGCCGCGGGCGGCGCGCGCACGCGCGGGCTACGGGTTGGACACGTGCCACCTGTTCGCGTCGGGCTACGACATCGCCGCCGACCCGATGGCGTTCACCACGGTGCTCGACACGTTCGAGCGTGCGATCGGCGAGCCGCCGCGCTTCTTCCACCTCAATGACAGCGAGGGCGCGCTCGGCTCGAACAAGGATCGCCACACGCTGCTCGGCGACGGTGCGATCGGACAGGAGCCGTTCGGGTGGCTGCTCGGCGACCCACGCAGCCGCGGCGTGCCGCTGATCCTCGAGACGCCGCAGGACGCGGCGCCGGCCGACGACGATGCGACGCCGGATCCTAACGACGTGCGCATGATCCGCCTGCTCGAGCGCCTCGCCGGTGCCTGAGAGGCGCATTCCTCTGGCGCGCCCCTCTACGCTCGAGAGAAAACGTTACCGAGTGCATAGCTATTGCGTCTGCGCAGTGCCTACTTAGGTTTGGGCGCGAAAGCCCCCTAATTCATTCACCGCGCTCGATCCCTCACCAGGAGACGCGATGCCCACTGCGAAGAAGTCGTCTGGCGCCAAGAAGGGAGCTGCGAAGAAGTCCTCGGCGAAGTCCGCGTCGAAGTCCACCGCCAAGAAGGGTGGCGCCGCGAAGAAGGGCGGCGCGTCGAAGGGTGGTGCGGCGAAGAAGGCGGGCGCCGCCAAGAAGGGCGGTGCTTCCAAGAGTGGCGCGGCGAAGAAGTCCGCCTCGAAGGGCGGCGCGAAGAAGGCCACCGGCGCCGCGAAGAAGGGCGGCGGCACGAAGCGCGCGCTCAACCCGGCACTCTCCGCTCCGATGACCTCCAGCGCGCAGCTCCAGGCCATCGTCGGCGATCAGCCGATCCCGCGCAGCGAGATCACGAAGCGCATCTGGGATTACATCAAGCGCAACGGGCTGCAGGACCAGCAGAACCGCCGCGCGATCAACGCCGACGACAAGCTCCGCCCCATCTTCGGTGGCAAGAACCAGGTCTCGATGTTCGAGATGACGGCGCTCGTGAACAAGCACATGAAGCCCGCCTGATCGACCCGATCGACCCTGCTCGACCGCTCGTCTCGCACGACGACTGGGGGTGCGCCGGAAACGGTGC
This DNA window, taken from Gemmatirosa kalamazoonensis, encodes the following:
- a CDS encoding response regulator — protein: MRALLAAADALKRDTMRDAFASVGCEVRIVDGVDAVLDAIARESPDLVVFDEHPDVSMVDLCRRVRALPDGGPFVLALTRDVDDERLALLLDAGADDYLLVAPGDPVLEGRARARARVVTRRVDERLARRRAEGTLERTERLLGVGDAVSAGLQHEINNPLAALLAHASLLEQGLHEPGEERELLGVIVEQAHRIADVVRRIAALRYPEDSEFVPDDFADR
- a CDS encoding deoxyribonuclease IV; this encodes MPTPKHLFGAHTPDSGGIAMAARRAGNAGMRALQLFTAIPKYYNEKVGVRPERVERFRDALAETSIAPEHVMAHAAYVLNVATPDTEKWERASAGLTKELERSAALGLGMVCFHPGAATDGDRDAAVKRVATAMARAIETVDGDTRLLVENTAGAGTTIARTAEEIAGILGELPRAARARAGYGLDTCHLFASGYDIAADPMAFTTVLDTFERAIGEPPRFFHLNDSEGALGSNKDRHTLLGDGAIGQEPFGWLLGDPRSRGVPLILETPQDAAPADDDATPDPNDVRMIRLLERLAGA
- a CDS encoding SWIB/MDM2 domain-containing protein; translated protein: MPTAKKSSGAKKGAAKKSSAKSASKSTAKKGGAAKKGGASKGGAAKKAGAAKKGGASKSGAAKKSASKGGAKKATGAAKKGGGTKRALNPALSAPMTSSAQLQAIVGDQPIPRSEITKRIWDYIKRNGLQDQQNRRAINADDKLRPIFGGKNQVSMFEMTALVNKHMKPA
- a CDS encoding sialidase family protein, with the protein product MSKLVVRSVPLVLALVACDREPVIWNDAAEQHALVPADSTAAVTPDVRADSVLRAMLRRTARGVADTAPPAPPPSIPGAVLNGGGTGCVTTVRVAAGRGGERAAAWWAARPNGSAVLLASRSGDGGATWDAPARVDTLDVGAAGCERPAPSVAVDSANGYVHVAYAIEAPEGTGVFYAHRMGPTLPFERPQVIVYGDHVTRASVASAGDLVAVAYEDPNTGGRPCVSLALSRTAGHSWAERFVVSSDAETAERPAVALRGREVAVGWMVPNAPVARAEEPGPPTAARGGMVVVRVGRVR